Part of the Planctomycetaceae bacterium genome, GGCACCCTCCTGTCATCTAATTGACGCCAGGTGACATCACAACGAAGACACCCCAGCCCCCCCTGAACTAAGCCAAGTGTCCTTCGTAAACCGTTAACCAGTAACGGTTAAGGAAGATTCGGCATTTTTGGCACGTTGGTCGCTTATTGACCACGTTGTCCATTTCGGAGGTTTCTTTTTTACACGAAACAGGGAGAAGCGAAATGAAGAATCTGGTTGTGGCTGCGTGTGTAGCTTTGGTTGTTGCAGTGGCAGGTGGCGAAGCGAAAGCAGGTCATCATCACCGTTCGAGTTGTGGATATGGCGGTGGTTACTATCCGTCGTCCGGTTTTTCGGTATCCGTTGGGTACGGTAGTTTCCCGCGCTACGCTGGCGGTGGAATCTATTCGGGTTATGCTCCATCGCGTCCGGTCTGGCATAACACAAGTCATTACGACTACCACCCACCCGAAGTTTACCGTCATCGCAATCACTATCACGTCGCGCCAGGTCACTACGATCTGCATCGAACCGGGCACTGGCACTACTGATTGAGTCAGTTGATTCAGTCGTCTCTATCGCCCGTGGTTGGAAGACCATCGCTGGAATCAAATCACGGGCTCCTTTCACTGTCCAATTCTTCCCGTATCAACTTCACTCGATCAACAGGATTCAGGCCATGACTCTGCAACGAATTTTCCTGGTACTTACGGTAGCCCTGCTCAGTACGTCAGCCGATGCCCAGATCCGCTTTCATTTTGGCGGAAATCCACACGATCAGCATGGTCATAGTGTCCACGGGCATTCCAGCATTCATGCCGGCTCTCACTATGTCATTCCACAGTTCGGAACAATGCCTCATGGAACTTATTCCGTCCGCAACGGCATTCACCTGTATTACCCCCAGACGGCATCGAGCCAGAATCTGAACGTTGCTCCCGCACCAGAGCAGATCGCGTTCGGTGAGTTTAATCACGTTGATGATCTCGCTCTGCGATTCGAAACACTGATGAACGAACTGTGCCTCGACCTTTACTACAACTACTCGCACAACCCTGGTTTTCGCGAAACATATGCCGAAGCCTACAGCCTTCTGCAAACTGCAAAATTCATTCACAACGCTGAACACCATAACGACCGTGATGCGATCCGAAGCCGACTGGGTGGCGCCGATCAACTGTTTCATCATGTCGAAGAAGATTTCCGCGGCTGGTCAAGGGTTCATCGACGACAGATTGGAACCATGGGTATCCTGACCAAGATGGAAATGGCAGAAGCAACACTTCATCATCTGATGCATGATGTTGGCGTCGCCGCTGCTGGTCCAGGTGAACAGGCTCCGGTACCGGCTGGCGAACTTGCTCCTCCGCCATCAGCCGTCGGTGGAGGATTCTGAAAGCCCAGGCGAAAAGTAATGTCCGCATCAGAATCCCTAAGTATTGATCGGGTGACCGAAAGTCTCAGGACTTCTGCTGCAGGCACTAAAGCGATCGCATCAACAGAGTTTGGCGGAATCAGTGAAAAGACGTGAACGTGTTTCGACACATTCACGTCTTTTCATACGTGGATCGCTGCATTCCGGAGAAATTTCGAGCTCGCAAACCCGTGGATGACCGTTTGCGGCATGATTTGAAATAACCTGTTTTTCGGCATAACAGAACGCAGCCCCGGCACTTCGTCTTCGGGAGGTCAGAACATGCATGATTTTGCCAGACTGAAGCCTACCGAGCATATGCTGAAGTGGTTGGCGGCGTCGCCTTACGATGCCATCCTGAGTGAGATTGAGGAAATCCTTCAACAGCAGGTTCCGGGATCCCACGTCAAATCATTGACTGTGACTTCCGACCCGCAATGGCTGACCGGTGCCAGGCGGCAGGAAAACTCACAGCAGGCTATTCTGACGAGAACCGGGGTTTCCTTTGAGTTCGATTTGACGGTTGAAGCGCCCCATAGTGTCGAACATCGCCTACACGGAGTGTTCTCATGGGCCGGCGTGCATCTGGATGAACCAGAAAAGGCAAAAATGCGGGTCTGGTTTGATCTCGACGCAACACTGGAAACTCACGGAGCATCCGGCGCATTGCAGGAACGCATTTACTTCGAATGACTCAAGAGAGGTCGGACTAGCTCGGGTATTCGGTGGATGGAGTTGTTAGCAAGACACCCACCAGCAGATCATAAGCGGCGTGACAACCGACCGTGATTCCAATCCCTCGCAGCAGAAAAATCGTCGCAAAGAACAAACCTGCTGCCGCGCGAAAGGAAAACGTGAACAGATTGAATGCGTCTGCAGTGGGCCCCACATGATGGGCCAGCGCGAACAGAAAGCTGGTTGATACCGCCGCCATGACAGCCGCCCATTTCCAGGGAAATTCGAACATTCGAAAAACGACCATCGCCGCAGGCACCATCAGAAGTCGGAACATGACTTCTTCGTAGACGCCGGCTCCGATAAACGAAACGGCCCGTGTCATCGCGGGAGAAATGGAATTTGTAATCATGGCGGTGTCAGTGGCCGCTGGTGTGATTTGTCGAAAGAAGAAATCATGCAGCTGGCCGAACACAACCAGTGCGATGGCAAGGATCAGACTTTCGGCAAACATCCCCGCAATCGTTTCCAGTCGAACGTTCCATGGATACTTCTGCGAAACGTGCCAGACCAACAGCACGCCAGCCACCAATCCCGGTAAGAGAACGCTCTGGAGACCAAAGCCAGACAGCAAACTTCGCAACCAGAAATCAGCCCCATTGCGTACAGCGTCTGCGTCGGTACCAGCTACGAACAACACACCCGCCTCATACACCAGAATCCATGGAATCAGGAAGGTGAGGCAGGACAGTGGACGTCGAGCTTCTGACCAGTAGTCGTTTTCCGGGATGGAAGATTCTTCAGTCATGAATCCGCTGGTTTCAGAGAAGACAGGTGGCTCGAGTGCCCTTTCGGCAAAGAATGCAGCTGTGTCACTACTGTATCGTCATCGATCCGCCTTCAGGTTTGACGATTATTCGTGCTGAATCGATTGTTGATGCTTCACTCCTCCCGAATGATCGACAGCGACGCAGGGGGAACAGCGTGACTTCGGAAATGTCGCGTGGGACCTTTTTCAGCATGTGAGGGCTTTTTCGCTGCCGATGCCATGCCGCTGCGTGCCGGTGGTTCGCCGGCGTGCCACCGAAGCTTATGAGCAAGAATTGCCGATCTGCCCAGCTGCTCTTCAGTCGCACTGAGACTGAGGGCCGATGCAGAATTCGAGGGCGAGGCGCCTGCGTCAGTGGAATCGGTGACATAGTCCCCATCACGAATCCCAAGAAGTTTCAGAATCTGCCCCTTCATCTGATGATTCCGTAGGTTCAGCGGACTCGCATCGGGCTCTGAAGAAAGTCTGATCAACACGGGACGGTAAAAATCGGCGACGGCCGGAGGTATCAGCATTTCTCCGGCAGAGAGCGAAGTTTCGTGGATCCACTGTAGGGCCGTTTGTGCAGACAGACACAACGAATCCAGCAGAGGCAGATCAGGTTGTTCTTCACTACCGCGGTGCCCGGGAACAGCAATCCCGCCAGCAAATATGGAATGCGGCTCAGCAGCAACACAGACCGGAGGTTGCATTGCGGAGGTCGAAGAAGTTGTTGAAGGCAGGATCAGTCGCAACTTTTCAGACGAAAGTTGTAATGCGCGAACTGCAACGTCTGAGGCACGCATCTCTGGCAGGATCGTTGAAGCGGTGTAGACCGAAATACGAATTTGCTCAACCGACCAGCCCGGATCCTTGTCCAGCCCCGCACATCGTCCGCTGTTCGAAGCCGAAAGCTCCGTAGGCAAAATCGGGCGCGAATTAGATCCTGAACAGTGTCGGACCACGGGGAGCCCGGGTTCCGGCAGGAGCAGCGAACCACAGGGAACAGAAATCGTTTCGCGTGAAATCGCATCGCAGAAGCTTGTGACGGATTCTTCGCTGACACATCGTTCAGCCAGAATCTTCTGCAGCCGATCCGTCCACATCTGCTGTGATTCCAGTCGCCAGATCTGGTTTTCCAGTCGGCTTGTCCACGCCTGCAGCGTCTTGAGCAAAACTCGCAGGTCTTTCAGCAGCGTCTGCGAATGGCTCGATTCCGAGATTTCGGCACTTAGCAAAGCGGCATCTGCAAGTCGCGACAGATCACAAATGTGTTCTCTTAATTGCCGCAGGGGACCATGTGTTGAAAGGGGGTGACTGAATGGACCTGACGAACGTTTATTGAGTCGCTTCAGCTGTTCCCGAAGCGCAAACAGACGGCGGGCGAAGGCCGGATCTGGTTCGTGGCAGGGATGATGCTGATGTGGACCGATCGCAGCATGAAGCAGGTCGGAAGAATCATCTGTTTTGTGGATGGCCAAAGAGAAGTCAGAAGGGATTGGGGGCTGAATGGAATCGATGAAGGGAGAATCCAGAAGCGAAATCACTCGCAAACTCCGGTTAGAAGGTTGGGTTGAATCTGCTGGATTCCTTCGCAAATCAACCATGCCGACGTGCGGGCAGCCGTTCCCGAGTCGTTCCATCGCCCAGTCACCCGGCTGGACTTCACAGAATACCGAACAGGTAAGATCGGAAAGATTCATATGACTTTAAGCTCTGCAGCAGTCTTTCCGGCTGGATCAGTTGCATCACAGGCCCGCATCGCCTGCGTCGTAGCATCCATGGCTGATATTCAGAATGGACGGGCCGTGAGCCGATCTTTCAGAGGCACGATTGATTATCCCTCATCAGGAATTTGAGACGGGTTACATGCATCAGGAAGCAACAAACCGGGCGTTTCTGGAACAAGTCGTCACCGCCATGCTGAATTGCTCTGGCTGTTGTTGCGGCTCATATACCCAGAGCACGGCACCACTTCCGTCCATCTCGGGTGTCATTTCTGTCGTGAACGACATTCGCGAGTTGTTGTTCCCCGGGGTCCATGACCTGCGAACTCCCCATTCATCGGATGCCATGTTTGAGTATCAGACGCTGCTCGCCCGCATCCAGTCTCGTCTTCGTATCGAAGCCAGTCGTGCGATTGTGCATCTGCGTCAAACGACGCTGAGAGTTGTCGACGAAAACGCAACACGCGTCTCCAGCCTGCCGGCTGCAACTGCCGACGAGCTGACGTCTCAGTTCATTGGCCGTTTGCCGGAACTGCGTCGCGTCCTCGGGAAAGACGTTGAAGCAGCTTTCAACGGTGACCCCGCAGCGAGATCCCCTGAAGAAATCCTGCTTTGCTATCCGGGCATCGAAGCCATCTTCGTTTATCGTATCGCCCATGAGTTATTGACCCTTGGTGTTCCGTACCTGCCACGGATCATGACCGAATGGGCGCATCGGGAGACGGGAATTGATATTCATCCCGGAGCAAAAATCGGAGAGTCGTTCTTCATCGACCATGGAACCGGCGTCGTAATTGGCGAAACGTGTGTGATTGGAAACCATGTGACGCTGTACCAGGGTGTGACTCTTGGAGCGTGGTCGTTCCCGCGCGACGAAGACGGCAACCTGATTCGCGGGACAAAACGGCACCCAACTCTTGAGGACCGGGTCACTGTCTATTCGAATGCAACGATCCTGGGCGGAACGACCGTCATCGGAAGCGGCTCGCAGATTGGTTCCAGCGTCTCCCTCAACCGCAGTATTCCACCCAATACGATAGTGACCATCGAACGTCCTTCGCTTCGTTTTCGGGAAGCTGCGTGATCAGACGATTGGTCCGCACCAAATGCATTGATTCCGAGTCTCCCGGACTCCAAAACTGTCGCCCGTTGTGATGATTGCGACGACACTTCGTGATCGAAATGAGCACACGAACAAGAGTCGCTTGAACAACAATTTGTTCAGATACGCCCTAAAAAAGGGCCGTTTCGATGAAGTTGAGGTTTGGCACGCCATTCGCCTTTTGATTGACCATCTCTCGAACATCCGAATGAAACCACTTGCCTGAACGTGCGGTGGTTCGGAGTTGAGCTGGTCGCCAGTTGGTCTTCCGTTTCCGGAACGAACCGTTCGCTGGCGTAACATCAGAATTGCGAAGGAACGTTTGCTATGAAGTCTCTCAACATTACCCACCGTCTGGCTGCTTTGGTTTCATCTGCCTGCCTGATGAGCCTGGTCGTATCGGCATCAGCTTCAGCTTCAGAGCCCGGGCTCGATGTCCACGCTGTTCGAAATTCGACTCGAGGCGAACAGGTTGATGGTTCCAACGAAGTACGAACGGCTGGCTTATTCGGATTGCCGATGCCGCAACAATGGTCAGGGCGGCCAGCAGTCGCTCAACAGCCGGTGAGTCGTCCATTAGGGAACGGCTACATGCCAACCGGATACGCAAACCCTGGCTGTCCAAACGGGAACTGCGGTAATCGTCCGATGGCCGCTGGCCCAAATGCATGGAATACACCCGCCCGACCACAGTTCAATGCCGGTTGGGAACCCGCTTCCGCTCGGCTGCCACTTAATCCATTGTCCTCGCAGTATCCGTTGGGCCCGTCGAATCGTCGGGATATCTATCACACCGGAATGGCAAACGGTCAGTACGCGGCGACTCCTTGTGCCAACGGTCAGTGCTCAACAGGTCTTTGCGCAAATGGCCAGTGTGCGGGCGGTCAGTGTCGCGATTGTGCCAACGGTCAGTGTCGCAATGGCAACTGCGTGGAATGCCGAAACGGACAATGCACAACCGGCAACTGCCCTAACGGACAGTGTTCTGTGAACGGTCGTCTGAATGGAAACTGTGCCAACGGACAGTGCCGACCATCCGGTCCGCTTAATGCACCTCGACCAGCGATCGGCTACAACAGCAACGTGCCAGTCAATCGGTCAGCAAATCCTTATCATTACTAAGGTTTCGCAGGTGGAATACAGAAGCTGAGTTTCCGCAGAACAGGGCAGTCCGCGACTATGAGAGACCCGCGGATGAATCAAGTCCAAAGCACGCGTGTAACACTGGCTTGCCAGGACGGCAGTCAGTGTATTTCCTTGCGCGGAACCTAACAGATCATGCGGTGGGAGAAACGCACGAAAGGTCACTCGATGCGTCAGCAAAGAATAAATGGCCCTATGGAATCACTCACAACAGGACCTTTCAAGCCGTCGTTGTTGCACACCTGAGCTGCCGATCGAATGACTCTTCAGTGGCTTTCTCAGCCAGGCAATCCTTCTCAGCCAGGCAAACTTCTGATCAGGTCCGGTCAGTTCCCGGACGTTAGATTCTCGTCACCGTGTATGTTCAGTTTTTGAAGCAACGGTATGAACTTCGAAAACGCTCGAGCCCGATGGCTGAGTCGATGTTTGACCAGAGAACTCAGTTGTCCGAAAGTTCGATGATATTCCGGAATCAGGAAATAAGGGTCGTAGCCAAAGCCACCTTCGCCCATCGCTTCGGAAAGGATTCGTCCTCGACAAGTGCCTTCAACCGCAACGCGGATGTTGCCCTGGGGATCTGATAGCGCAATACTGCAGACATAGCCCGCACCCCGCTGATGATCCGGGACGCCCTTCAACTCTTCGATCAGCTTTGCGTTGTTCGTCTGGTTAGTGGCATCTGGTCCACTGTAGCGAGCTGAGTAGATGCCGGGCGCACCTCCCAGGGCATCGACCTTGAGACCGCTGTCTTCTCCGATGACCCATTGACCAATGGCCAGCGCGACCTCTGTCGCTTTCTTACCGGCGTTTTCGGCGAAGCTCGCGCCGTCCTCCTCGACTTCCGGAACCTCCGGAAATTCCGTCACTGGAATCACAGCGAAACCGACGGGAAGTAACAGGTCTGCAACTTCCCCGGTTTTCTTTCTGTTACGGCTGGCCAGCACAATCGTGCGCAAATTGGATTCGGTGGTCATAACGAAATGTTGTGTTCCTGTGGAGTGGATTCAAGAGTCCGACTGCTGCATCTGTCGCATGTGCTTTCGTCGCCGTCACACCGGTTGCCGCGACAACACGAATTCACGGACCATCCTTTGACAGCACGGGGCTGTCACAACGATTCATCATCCGGCAACTGATCAATCTTCCTTGTGGGATCGACAACGCGCACTTGCGGTCGTTCGTCCGGAGCATCGGACGCGGAGGATGCCATGCCGGCCGATGTCCATTGAGCCGTCCCGAAGCTTCCGGACTGAAACGTAAATTTAACATTGTCAGCAAAACGCCTCTGAAGATATCCGGCAATTCGTCGGCGAACAGCAGGAACCAGCAGAAGGAATCCGGCGGAATCAGTGAGCAGACCCGGCGTCAGCAGAAACGCGCCAGCAATAAGCACCAGCACTCCTGCCACAATCGACAGGGACGGGGATTGTCCCTTGCCAAGCTGCTGACGGATTTCCCTCCATGCACTCGCGCCTTGCCATCTCACCAGGCTCATCCCGGCGATTCCGGTTGCAATCACAATTGCGACGGTGGTCACGACGCTGGTCAATTCCGTCAGCTTGATCAGTATCCCCAGTTCACAAACGGGAACAATGACGAAAAGCAACAACAGTCGGCCGGCCATGAGAAGATCGTTCTTCGTTGTGTGGCACTGCGAAATCCTGCGGCCTTGCCACGAGGTCCTTCATTTTTCCCGCGAAGAGCTTTGGATGCTCACGCCACTTCAGCCGGTGTAGCGCTGCTTTCAGTGGCTGGTGTTTGGCAGGATTCTGCTTTGCCAAGATGACGCAGCAGTGAATAGTGGGAGCGAACAGCTGATAATACAGATGGATGGTGCCGGTACTTGACATTAAATTCGCGGCACGTCTGTTCCACCAGAGGAGCCAGCGCCGGGTAGTGCAGATGGCAAATCTGAGGAAACAAGTGGTGCTCAATCTGGAAATTCAGTCCCCCGGCGTACCAGCAGATGAACGGGTTGTTCTGAGCAAAATCGACCGTCGTTTCGACCTGATGGATAGCCCATTCGTTTTCGATACGAGCAGGGTCGCCAATTGCCGCAGGAAATTCAGCTTCCTCCACACAATGCGCCAGCTGAAAAATAGTGCTCAGAACGACTCCCTGAATAAAGAACGTCAGGAAGTAGAACGCCAGGACTGTCAGAGGCGGATGAAGCATCAGCGGAATCACAAGGGCCATGGTAAGAAAGAAGAGCTTTCCAAAGATGAAGATTGCCAGATCTGCACCGCGTGGACGTTCCACTCTTGTTATACCAATGCGGCCGGTAATCAACCCCGAAAAGTCATCGTAGTATTGCCACTTGAAAGAGATGAAACCGTAAAGGAACCACAGATACAAATGCTGAAGCCGATGGAAGAAATACCGTGGCTGATGCGGCGACAGACGCCCGAGAACGCCCAGATCGATATCACCATCGTACCCGGTCACATTCGTGAAAGTGTGATGGACGATGTTGTGCGTCTTGCGCCAGAAGAAGGAGCTGCCCCCCAACAGGTCAAGTGACATTGCCATCAGACGATTGACCCAGCGATGGCGTGAGTAAGCCAGGTGCCCGCCGTCGTGCTGGATATTGAAACCCACTGCAGACATTGCGAAGCCAAGAGAAACAGAGGACAGCAACGCCTGCCACCAGTTTGTCGCCACAAAGACCAGCAGCGCCCATGAGCCAAGTGTCCATGCGGCAATGATGGCGGTCTTGACGTACATCTGCCAGCAATCGCGCCGAGACTTTCCGGAGGTCGCGAAGTAGTCATCGACTCGCTTCCGCAACGCATTCAGAAATCCTTCGTTCTCACCAAACTTCAATGCCATCTCTCGCCCGACAGTTGATGCAGGGCTGGAGGGTGTAATGGGAATCGTTGACATAATCTTTCGCTGCAATTGGCAGTACAGGTCCATTCAGAATTGGCTGCCGTCCCGGAAAGCGAATCAATCTGCGATCCATCAGACGTACAGAGACTTCTGCGGCAGGCCTTTGAAATCAGGAATTCGGTCAGGGTTGTCCGGCAGTAGATGTTGTTGAACAGAATATGGAAACCACGGGCGCCGATTTCAGGGGTTCCCTGGCGCCAGCGATCACCTTTCTCACGATAGTCCATTGGCCGCCGCCCACCAGCGGTGCTCAGCGACGAATAGTTTCCAGCGTTCGTTCCAGCTGTCAACCAATTGCTGCGGCGACCTCAGGAATCAGATATAGCTGCTTTTCGTCTGTTTTCCGTTTGCATTTTGCCCATTTACAAGGCTTTGACCAAACAGTCCCGCTGTTCCGAAATTCGAGCGGTTGCCTTCGGAGAAATGGGTTGCCCTGATACCCTGTGCGGGCAACATCAATTGGCAGACTCCCCAGCCAGAGTTCGGGGGGATTTGTTCATCCGGCTCGCGAAGTTGAAACCAGGAGTGAGAGTTTTCTGATGGTATTGGTCAAGGAAATCGTGCCTCGTATCCAGCCGTGTCGAAAAATTACCGGAATGTCTGCCGTGCTGCTTCCTTTTCTTGCCGACGGCACAGTCGACTGGACATCGTTCGAGAATCATGTCGCCAGAACATGTGAAGCCGGGCTGGCTCCGGCGGTGAACATGGATACGGGATACATCAATCTGCTGGACGACGGGACACGCATGGAAGTTCTGCGACGCACGCAATCGGTGACGGCCGGACAAATGTTCGTCGCCGGGGCGTTCGTACAAAGTCATTCGGGGGACACGTTTGACCTCGCAGGCTACAGGTCCCGAATGGCTGATATCCAGCAGGCTGGTGGAACGCCCGTGATTTTTCAGTCGTTTGGCCTGACCGAACAATCAGACGACGACATTGTGGCGTCATATCAGCAGCTGGCAACGGAATGTGATCGCTTCGTGGGCTTTGAACTGGGCCGCATGTTTGCTCCGTTCGGTCAGATCTACAGCACCACTGTCTACCGCGGGCTGTTGAGTATTCCGCAGTGTATCGGCGCAAAGCATTCGTCTTTGCAACGTGATCTGGAATGGGAACGACTGGCAATTCGTGACGCCGTCCGTCCGGATTTCATGGTCCTGACAGGCAACGACCTTGCCATCGATATGGTGATGTACGGAAGCGACTACCTGCTGGGCTTGAGCAGTTTTGCCCCGGACTTGTTCGCCCGACGCGATGCCATGTGGGCCAGTGGCGATGCAGGCTTCTTTCAGCTGAATGACGTGCTTCAGTATCTTGGCTTCTTCGCCTTTCGAAATCCTGTCCCGGCCTACAAACATACCGCTGCGATGTTCCTTCATTTGCGAGGATGGATTCAATCCAGCCGGACACACAAAGACAGCCCTGCCCGCCCCGATTCGGACCTGCCGGTGCTGCGCGAAATTATCAGCCTGCTGGATCCCTGGTGCTGATTTGCAGCTGGAGTTCGAGTTCGATTGCCATTTGTTAACCATCTCAGGCTCAAGCGGCCCCGGACGAAAATACACTTGTGACACACCAACCAGTTGTAGCTCAGGACCTGATCCCCGACGGCTTTCCCACTGAAGGCGTCCTGCTGGGAATTGATTTCGGGACGAAACGCGTGGGTGTCGCCGTCAGTGATATGTACCAGCGTTACTCCAGCCCCCTGCGCAATTATGATCGCCAGAGCAAACAGGCTGACGAACATTTTTTTCGCACCCAGGCACTGGAATTTCGTCCGGTTGGCATCGTCGTGGGGCTGCCGGTCCACATGAGCGGCGAGGAAAGCCAGAAGTCTCGAGAAGCAAGAGCCTACGCGCAGTGGCTGTCACGACTGCTGCAGCTGCCGGTG contains:
- the rdgB gene encoding RdgB/HAM1 family non-canonical purine NTP pyrophosphatase; protein product: MTTESNLRTIVLASRNRKKTGEVADLLLPVGFAVIPVTEFPEVPEVEEDGASFAENAGKKATEVALAIGQWVIGEDSGLKVDALGGAPGIYSARYSGPDATNQTNNAKLIEELKGVPDHQRGAGYVCSIALSDPQGNIRVAVEGTCRGRILSEAMGEGGFGYDPYFLIPEYHRTFGQLSSLVKHRLSHRARAFSKFIPLLQKLNIHGDENLTSGN
- a CDS encoding serine acetyltransferase, with protein sequence MIIPHQEFETGYMHQEATNRAFLEQVVTAMLNCSGCCCGSYTQSTAPLPSISGVISVVNDIRELLFPGVHDLRTPHSSDAMFEYQTLLARIQSRLRIEASRAIVHLRQTTLRVVDENATRVSSLPAATADELTSQFIGRLPELRRVLGKDVEAAFNGDPAARSPEEILLCYPGIEAIFVYRIAHELLTLGVPYLPRIMTEWAHRETGIDIHPGAKIGESFFIDHGTGVVIGETCVIGNHVTLYQGVTLGAWSFPRDEDGNLIRGTKRHPTLEDRVTVYSNATILGGTTVIGSGSQIGSSVSLNRSIPPNTIVTIERPSLRFREAA
- a CDS encoding CPBP family intramembrane glutamic endopeptidase; the protein is MTEESSIPENDYWSEARRPLSCLTFLIPWILVYEAGVLFVAGTDADAVRNGADFWLRSLLSGFGLQSVLLPGLVAGVLLVWHVSQKYPWNVRLETIAGMFAESLILAIALVVFGQLHDFFFRQITPAATDTAMITNSISPAMTRAVSFIGAGVYEEVMFRLLMVPAAMVVFRMFEFPWKWAAVMAAVSTSFLFALAHHVGPTADAFNLFTFSFRAAAGLFFATIFLLRGIGITVGCHAAYDLLVGVLLTTPSTEYPS
- the ruvX gene encoding Holliday junction resolvase RuvX, translated to MTHQPVVAQDLIPDGFPTEGVLLGIDFGTKRVGVAVSDMYQRYSSPLRNYDRQSKQADEHFFRTQALEFRPVGIVVGLPVHMSGEESQKSREARAYAQWLSRLLQLPVAFQDERFTSAFAEAILLQTDFSKKQRKARVDKLAAQILLQCFLDARRQAVERSKNLPHADREPDSLTDGDLTTHPAFEPIEDTTSPTEADPSQG
- a CDS encoding dihydrodipicolinate synthase family protein — encoded protein: MVLVKEIVPRIQPCRKITGMSAVLLPFLADGTVDWTSFENHVARTCEAGLAPAVNMDTGYINLLDDGTRMEVLRRTQSVTAGQMFVAGAFVQSHSGDTFDLAGYRSRMADIQQAGGTPVIFQSFGLTEQSDDDIVASYQQLATECDRFVGFELGRMFAPFGQIYSTTVYRGLLSIPQCIGAKHSSLQRDLEWERLAIRDAVRPDFMVLTGNDLAIDMVMYGSDYLLGLSSFAPDLFARRDAMWASGDAGFFQLNDVLQYLGFFAFRNPVPAYKHTAAMFLHLRGWIQSSRTHKDSPARPDSDLPVLREIISLLDPWC
- a CDS encoding FxsA family protein, with amino-acid sequence MAGRLLLLFVIVPVCELGILIKLTELTSVVTTVAIVIATGIAGMSLVRWQGASAWREIRQQLGKGQSPSLSIVAGVLVLIAGAFLLTPGLLTDSAGFLLLVPAVRRRIAGYLQRRFADNVKFTFQSGSFGTAQWTSAGMASSASDAPDERPQVRVVDPTRKIDQLPDDESL
- a CDS encoding acyl-CoA desaturase — protein: MSTIPITPSSPASTVGREMALKFGENEGFLNALRKRVDDYFATSGKSRRDCWQMYVKTAIIAAWTLGSWALLVFVATNWWQALLSSVSLGFAMSAVGFNIQHDGGHLAYSRHRWVNRLMAMSLDLLGGSSFFWRKTHNIVHHTFTNVTGYDGDIDLGVLGRLSPHQPRYFFHRLQHLYLWFLYGFISFKWQYYDDFSGLITGRIGITRVERPRGADLAIFIFGKLFFLTMALVIPLMLHPPLTVLAFYFLTFFIQGVVLSTIFQLAHCVEEAEFPAAIGDPARIENEWAIHQVETTVDFAQNNPFICWYAGGLNFQIEHHLFPQICHLHYPALAPLVEQTCREFNVKYRHHPSVLSAVRSHYSLLRHLGKAESCQTPATESSATPAEVA